A window of the Capricornis sumatraensis isolate serow.1 chromosome 9, serow.2, whole genome shotgun sequence genome harbors these coding sequences:
- the RNASEH2A gene encoding ribonuclease H2 subunit A yields MDLSELERDNTGRCRLSSPVPPVCLKEPCVLGVDEAGRGPVLGPMVYAICYCPLSRLEDLEALKVADSKTLSESERDRLFAKMEEDGDFVGWALDVLSPNLISTSMLGRVKYNLNALSHDTATGLVQFALDQGVNVAQVFVDTVGLPETYQERLQQRFPGIEVTVKAKADALYPVVSAASICAKVARDQAVKNWKFVEKLQDLDTDYGSGYPNDPKTKAWLRKHVDPVFGFPQFVRFSWRTAQSILKTEAEDVKWEDSETGDQEGPGKIKSYFSESPQTCLRLPHRYFQERGLESATVL; encoded by the exons ATGGATCTCAGCGAGCTGGAAAGAGACAATACGGGCCGCTGTCGCCTGAGTTCGCCTGTGCCTCCTGTGTGCCTCAAGGAGCCCTGCGTCCTGGGCGTCGATGAAGCGGGCCGGGGCCCGGTGCTGG GCCCCATGGTCTATGCTATCTGCTATTGTCCTCTGTCCCGCCTGGAGGATCTGGAGGCCCTGAAAGTGGCAG ACTCAAAGACTCTGTCGGAGAGCGAGCGGGACAGGCTTTTTGCGAAAATGGAGGAGGACGGGGACTTTGTGGGCTGGGCACTGGACGTGCTGTCTCCAAACCTCATCTCTACCAGCATGCTTGGGCG GGTCAAATACAACCTGAACGCCCTCTCTCATGATACAGCCACAGGCCTAGTGCAGTTTGCGTTGGACCAGGGTGTGAACGTGGCCCAG GTGTTTGTGGACACCGTGGGGCTCCCAGAGACATACCAGGAACGACTGCAGCAGCGTTTTCCTGGCATTGAGGTGACAGTCAAGGCCAAGGCAGATGCCCTCTACCCCGTGGTCAGTGCTGCCAGTATCTGTGCCAAG GTGGCCCGAGACCAGGCCGTGAAGAACTGGAAGTTTGTGGAGAAACTGCAGGACCTGGACACTGATTATGGCTCAGGCTACCCTAATG ATCCCAAGACGAAAGCCTGGTTGAGGAAGCATGTGGACCCTGTGTTCGGCTTTCCCCAGTTTGTCCGCTTCAGCTGGCGCACAGCCCAGAGCATCCTGAAGACTGAGGCAGAAGACGTGAAGTG GGAGGACTCAGAGACTGGGGATCAGGAGGGGCCTGGGAAGATCAAGTCCTACTTCAGTGAAAGCCCCCAAACCTGCCTCCGCCTTCCCCATCGGTACTTCCAGGAGCGGGGCCTGGAGTCAGCCACTGTCCTCTAG